In Opitutus sp. ER46, the following are encoded in one genomic region:
- a CDS encoding Gfo/Idh/MocA family oxidoreductase — MSSPISTPIDRRTFVKSVSATGLGLAALGTSFATESVASVTGPRRKRYAIVGVGGRHTMYQDAIEKTYAAHAELVGICDLNPGRLELARIRSQANGAPPPPAYAAADFERMIAEMKPEFVIVTTVDATHDGYIVRAMELGCDAISEKPMTTDAAKCQRIIDATKRTGRHLRVTFNYRYSPPRTQVKDLLMSGAIGNILSVDFHWMLNTHHGADYFRRWHGEKKNSGGLMIHKASHHFDLVNWWLGASPVQVFATGKREFYTEQTARRFGLKGAHQRCHTCPEKDKCGFFFDLAANRNLKAMYLDQEKYDGYFRDQCVWNPRIDIEDTMNVLVNYDTNATLAYSLNAFNAWEGYHVVFNGTLGRLEHSIVEQIYVNGTDTVQGGIAENGVSTRVIPLRGAPEIIKPWTGTGGHGGGDKVMLDEIFLPDVPADKYRRASDERAGAMSCLVGIAANQCFKTNLPVRIQDLVTGLEKPEYAPMPNRVDPLPMPRANPPART, encoded by the coding sequence ATGTCATCCCCAATCTCCACCCCTATCGACCGCCGCACGTTCGTGAAATCCGTCTCCGCCACCGGGCTCGGGCTCGCCGCCCTGGGCACCAGCTTCGCCACCGAATCCGTCGCCAGCGTCACGGGCCCGCGGCGCAAACGCTACGCCATCGTCGGCGTCGGCGGCCGCCACACGATGTACCAGGATGCGATTGAGAAGACCTACGCGGCGCACGCGGAACTTGTCGGTATCTGCGACCTGAATCCGGGCCGCCTCGAACTCGCCCGCATCCGCTCGCAGGCCAATGGCGCCCCGCCGCCGCCCGCCTACGCCGCCGCCGACTTCGAACGGATGATCGCCGAAATGAAGCCCGAGTTCGTGATCGTCACGACCGTCGACGCCACGCACGACGGCTACATTGTCCGCGCGATGGAGCTGGGCTGTGACGCCATCTCCGAGAAGCCGATGACGACCGACGCCGCGAAGTGCCAGCGAATCATCGATGCCACCAAGCGCACCGGCCGCCACCTGCGGGTCACGTTCAACTACCGTTACTCCCCGCCCCGCACGCAGGTGAAGGACCTCCTCATGAGCGGCGCGATCGGCAACATCCTGTCCGTCGACTTTCACTGGATGCTGAACACGCACCACGGCGCCGACTACTTCCGCCGCTGGCACGGCGAGAAGAAGAACTCGGGCGGACTCATGATTCACAAGGCCAGCCACCACTTCGACCTCGTGAACTGGTGGCTCGGGGCGTCGCCCGTGCAGGTCTTCGCCACCGGCAAGCGCGAGTTCTACACGGAGCAGACGGCCAGGCGCTTCGGGCTCAAGGGCGCGCACCAGCGCTGCCACACCTGCCCGGAAAAGGACAAGTGCGGCTTCTTCTTCGACCTCGCCGCCAACCGGAACCTGAAGGCGATGTACCTCGACCAGGAGAAGTACGACGGCTACTTCCGCGACCAATGCGTGTGGAATCCGCGCATCGACATCGAGGATACGATGAACGTGCTGGTGAACTACGACACCAACGCGACGCTCGCCTACTCGCTCAACGCGTTCAACGCGTGGGAGGGCTACCACGTCGTCTTCAACGGCACCCTCGGCCGACTTGAGCACTCGATCGTCGAGCAGATCTACGTCAACGGCACTGACACCGTGCAGGGCGGCATCGCGGAGAATGGCGTCTCGACCCGCGTCATCCCGTTGCGCGGCGCGCCCGAGATCATCAAGCCCTGGACGGGCACGGGAGGCCATGGCGGCGGCGACAAGGTCATGCTCGATGAGATCTTCCTGCCCGACGTGCCGGCCGACAAATACCGCCGCGCTTCCGACGAACGCGCGGGCGCGATGTCCTGCCTCGTGGGCATCGCCGCCAACCAGTGTTTCAAGACCAACCTCCCGGTGCGCATCCAGGACCTCGTCACCGGGCTGGAGAAGCCGGAGTACGCGCCGATGCCCAACCGCGTCGACCCGCTCCCCATGCCCCGCGCCAACCCGCCCGCGCGCACCTAG
- a CDS encoding PAS domain-containing sensor histidine kinase has product MSPSPAELPAANVSRPLPDDQARLFIDNLPQLAWMARADGFITWCNRRWHEYTGTTPEQIEGWGWQRVHDPKALPGVLDRWRQSIATGEPFEMEFPLRGADGVFRPFLTRGTPVRDASGAVTHWVGTNTDISAQKQTDLALRLALEAAYIVAFTWDIPANQVFRYHNAEKMLRPTDVEPDTFEAVRHMVHPDDREAFERNVQAALRDPKGAYTSEFRLIGVDGQTHWVQERGRVEFDVTGRPLRLLGLSLDITERKQVELRLLEAQQELQRHAVRLESAVAERTARLQELVNELGTFSYSISHDLRAPLRSIQGFAELLREELGESLAEPARGYLDRVIRAAQRMDALIRDVLEYSRITRAELTLEDIDTAELVREALETHQAFRGAGAQIDVLEPMPQVRASRPALLQTVSNLLVNAVKFVAPGVAPRVRVRAESTGKTVRLWVEDNGIGIAPKDQEKVWGMLERLNPGYEGTGVGLSIVRKAVERMGGRVGVISALGEGSRFWIELPAAERKG; this is encoded by the coding sequence ATGAGCCCGTCCCCGGCCGAACTGCCCGCGGCGAACGTCTCGCGCCCGCTGCCCGACGACCAGGCGCGGCTGTTCATCGACAACCTGCCCCAGCTGGCGTGGATGGCGCGCGCCGACGGCTTCATCACCTGGTGCAACCGCCGGTGGCATGAGTACACGGGCACCACGCCGGAGCAGATCGAGGGCTGGGGCTGGCAGCGGGTGCACGATCCCAAGGCGCTCCCCGGCGTCCTCGACCGGTGGCGGCAAAGCATCGCGACCGGCGAGCCGTTCGAGATGGAGTTTCCCTTGCGGGGGGCGGACGGCGTGTTCCGGCCCTTCCTGACCCGCGGCACGCCGGTGCGTGATGCCTCGGGCGCGGTCACCCACTGGGTGGGCACCAACACTGACATCTCCGCGCAGAAGCAGACCGATCTCGCGCTGCGCCTCGCGCTGGAGGCGGCGTACATCGTGGCGTTCACCTGGGACATCCCCGCGAACCAGGTTTTCCGCTACCATAACGCCGAGAAGATGCTGCGGCCGACCGACGTGGAGCCCGATACCTTCGAGGCCGTGCGCCACATGGTCCACCCCGACGACCGGGAGGCCTTCGAGCGCAACGTCCAGGCCGCGCTGCGCGATCCCAAGGGCGCGTACACGTCGGAGTTTCGCCTCATCGGCGTCGATGGGCAGACGCACTGGGTGCAGGAACGCGGGCGCGTGGAGTTCGATGTGACCGGCCGGCCATTACGGCTGCTCGGGCTGTCGCTGGATATCACCGAGCGGAAGCAGGTCGAGCTGCGCCTGCTGGAGGCCCAGCAGGAACTGCAGCGCCATGCGGTGCGGCTCGAGTCTGCGGTGGCGGAGCGGACGGCCCGACTGCAGGAGCTCGTGAACGAGCTCGGCACGTTTTCCTACAGCATCTCGCACGACCTGCGGGCGCCGCTGCGCTCGATCCAGGGCTTTGCCGAACTGCTCCGGGAGGAGCTGGGCGAATCGCTCGCGGAGCCGGCGCGGGGCTACCTCGACCGGGTGATCCGCGCGGCCCAGCGGATGGACGCGCTGATCCGCGACGTGCTCGAGTACAGCCGCATCACGCGCGCGGAGCTGACGCTCGAGGATATCGACACGGCAGAACTCGTGCGGGAGGCGCTGGAGACGCATCAGGCGTTTCGCGGCGCGGGCGCGCAGATCGACGTGCTCGAGCCGATGCCGCAGGTGCGCGCGAGCCGGCCGGCGCTGCTCCAGACCGTCTCCAACCTCCTCGTGAACGCGGTGAAGTTCGTGGCGCCGGGCGTGGCACCACGCGTCCGCGTGCGGGCGGAATCCACGGGCAAGACGGTGCGGCTCTGGGTGGAGGACAATGGCATCGGCATTGCCCCGAAGGATCAGGAGAAGGTCTGGGGCATGCTCGAGCGCCTCAATCCGGGCTACGAGGGCACCGGCGTCGGCCTCTCGATCGTGCGCAAGGCCGTCGAGCGGATGGGCGGCCGGGTGGGGGTGATCTCCGCCCTCGGCGAGGGCAGCCGTTTCTGGATCGAGCTGCCGGCGGCGGAAAGAAAGGGCTGA